In Lactococcus protaetiae, the genomic window TGTTTATGATAATTGAGTTCGCACCACCAGAAGCTATGAAAAAAGATAAAATGGAACCTGCTCTACGAGCAGATCTACGCGACCTTGTCGCTCCGCTGTCCGTTTGCTTAGGAGCTGAGCTCCAAGAGCAAAAGGCAACCACATTTTTCTATCTACGTGCTTTCAGCACTACGCTGTCCATTGGATTGCCATTTGGCGTTGCTGCTTTAGCAGCTTACAGCTAATGGTCATGCGAAGCTATGTGCTGAAGCACAAAGAGCCAAATGGCATTTTTCTACGCTTCTTAGCGAGGTTGCTCATATCTTGATATAATGGTGGCACAAAGCATCGGAGGATTAAATGATTTATGAAGTGAAATTTGAACATGGTGAAGCAAACGCTTTTGCAGAGTCAAACCTTGAACTTGTGGCTCAAACAGGGGTCATAATGCAATCGGATAAAGGATTATTTTATGGCAAAATTATTCGAAAAATTGATGCGAACGTGGAAACCTGTTTCGATGTGTTAAAAGAAGTTTCAACAGAGGATAGAGAAGAGATAAAATCACTTGAAGTACACTCTTTAGAAGCTAAGACAAAAGTTCGGGAGTTGGTTAAAGCACAAGATTTGGATATGAAAGTGATTAATGTTGCTTATAACTTTGATAAAACTCAGTTGTTCATTTCGTTTACTGCGGAAAATCGTGTTGATTTTCGTGTTTTGCTAAAGGAATTAGCAACGACTTTTAAGACACGAATTGAGTTGCGTCAGATTGGAACGAGAGATGCGGCTCAACTTTTGGGAGGCATTGGACCTTGTGGGCGTCCTCTGTGTTGCACTAATTTTATGTATGAGTTTCCCAATGTGTCCATTAAAATGGCGAAAAATCAAAATTTATCTTTGAAACAAAGTAAGTTGAATGGACTTTGTGGTCGTTTGATGTGCTGTTTAACCTACGAGGATAAGTTTTATCAGGAAGCACAGGAGTTTTTCCCTGATTTTGGGGAAGCTGTTGCTACCGAAGAAGGTCGTGGCAAGGTAATCGGACTTAACATCTTAAAAAATCGTGTGAAAATCAGATTTGAAGAGTATAGCAAGGAATTTGACCTTGCGGAAATTGAGGTGAATCGTGGCTGAGAAATACGAAATTTTTGAACAATTGGGTGAACTGGAAAATACATTAAATACGACATTGGCACAAGTATCTAGTATTCGTCAGGTGTTAGAGGCATCAATGACAGAAAATGCAACGCTACGCATGGAGCTTGAGAAATTGCGTGAGCGCTTAGCGGAATTTGAAAAGAAGGAAGTCAAAAAGAGTCAGACTAAAGACCAGCCCAATCCAAATTTGATTCAGATTTTTAACGAAGGTTTTCACGTCTGTCACTTGCATTATGCAGAACGCTTGGCTGAAGGTGAGTCTTGCTTAGACTGCTTGGAGTTGTTATATCGATAATGGAAAAATTTAATATTCAGCGTTCATTCAAAGGCGAAAAAGTAGCAGGAACGCTCTATTTGGTCCCTACTCCGATTGGAAATATGCAGGATATGACGTTACGTTCGTTGGAAACGTTAAAAACTGTGGATTTAATTTGCTCGGAAGATACGAGAAATACGCTCCGTTTGCTCAATCATTTTGAAATCAAAGTGCCGCAAGAGTCCTTTCATGAACATAATTCACACGAGAAGATTCCTAAGTTGCTTGAATTTTTGCATTCTGGAAAGTCGATTGCACAGGTGTCTGATGCAGGAATGCCTTCAATTTCAGACCCTGGTCATGATTTGGTCAAGGCTGCGATTTCTGTAGGGATTGATGTGGTGGCTCTGCCTGGAGCTTCTGCTGGGATTACAGCGTTGATTGCTTCGGGATTGGCACCACAACCGCATATTTTTTATGGCTTTTTGCCACGAAAAAAAGGGAGCAACGGCAGTTTTTTGAGAGTAAGCGATACTATCCTGAAACTCAAATTTTTTACGAGAGTCCTTTTCGTGTGGCGGATACGTTAGAAAATATGAAGGAAAGTTATGGAAATCGACAAGTTGTTTTAGTGCGAGAATTGACAAAAATCTATGAAGAATATCGGCGAGGAACGATTTCTGAAGTTTTGTCATCGCTGACAGAACAAGCGATAAAAGGGGAATGTTTGATTATTGTATCGGGTGCTGATGAAAATGTTGTCAGTACTGACGAACCTGAGCTGACCGCTTTAGAAGCTGTCAGTACGCTGATTAATGAAGGTTTGAAGACTAATGTTGCAATTAAACAGGTTGCTAAAGAGCGTGGCTTGAATCGTCAGGAGTTGTATGCTCAATTTCATGATTTATAAAAATAGAAACCACCATAGTATTTTTTTATGGCGGCTTTTTTTAGTTTGTGTTAAGATAGTGTTTATATTGGCTTACATTTGTGAGTGAACAGTAAGATGTAATGAAGCAAAGACTTATTCAGTAGGAGTTTCAACTCCTACTGAATTTAGTCGGGCGAAATTCAAAGCTTAGAGCTGCTTCATCTCCCACCTGCAGGGTGGGAGTGTTAGCACGCTCTTGTTTTGATATAATCGCTCAAATCTTTCTGTCAGTACTGACAGCTTTTGATGTTTATAACTTGAGTCACTGAAAAAATTTTGACTCAAATGTTCAAGGAGAAATGGATGAAAAAAATAAAACTTATAGCTGTTGCAACACTTGGGCTTGCTTCTATCTCTCTGCTTGTGGCTTGCTCATCTCAAAAGAGTTCAGGCGCAGCTAAAGATAAGGTAACAACGGTAACCGTGGCGACTTCGGGAGACTCAAATCCGTATGAGTATACGACAAGCAACGGGAAAATGACGGGCTTTGAATACGACATTTTGAAGCAAGCAGACAAAGATTTGAAGGATTATCAATTCAAATTCAAGGTTTATGATGACAGTGCCATTTTAGCAGCTTTGGATGGTGGTCGTGCACAGATTGCTGCAAATAATTTTGGTAAAACAAAGGCGCGTGAAGAAAAATATTTATTTAGTTATCCGGTTCGCCAAGGGATTGATGCGATTTTCTCAACATCGAAAGAAAATATCACAAAAATTTCACAACTTGCGGGCAAAACAACAGAGATTCCGACAGGGACAAACTATGGAGATATGTTTGAAACTTGGAACAAGAATCATCCTGACAAAAAAATTAATGTTAAGTATAGTCAGCGTCCACTGACAGACCGGCTGTCAGCAATTTCATCTGGTCAGATTGATTTCTTATTTGCTTCAAAGTCTGCTGCTGAAAATTTGGTAAAAGAACACGCCATAACGGGTTTGGTGGATACTATTCCAACCGACTTGGATAAACAACCTGAATTTAAAACATACGATTATTTTGTGCTTGACAACAGTCAAACTAAACTTCAAAAAGCTTTAAATGCAGAACTTAAAAAGCTTTACGAAAATGGCACATTGAAAAAACTGTCAGAAAAATATTTCCATGACAGCCATATTCCAGCTGCTGATCAATTTCAATAAGTTGAAGTGATTACTTTATTGGTGGGGCTCTCTCCTCCACTAATGTTAGCACGCACTTGCTAAGTTAAAAATTACTGACAGTTTTTTGTCAGTAATTTTTTTGTTTTGGAGTGTTTATCAAAGCAAGGACGTGCTATCTCCGCCTTGCGGCTCCGCTGTCGATGCTTGCCAAGGCGCTACGTGCTTCGCACGCCGTTCTATGAACGGTCTATGCACCTTCGTTGATCCGCTGTCCGTTTGATTGCGACTAGAGAAAATGGACAAATGTTTTACGGAACTCCCACTGAATAAGTCTTGCATTCATTTTTAGCAATGACCATCCACATTCTCATTTATCCACTGATTTTTCTCATCATCAAAAATACGTAAATGTTTGTCAGCGCAGACAAAGTTAATAATTTCTTTTCGATTTAATCCTGTTTTATCAATGGCTGAACGGATGGTAACGATTTCCATTTTCTCAAGTGCAAGACGTAATTCTTCTAATTTATTTTCCATAATTTTATTATACTTTATTTTGTCAGTACTGACAGAAATTTGTCATTGACGAATTTTATGGTAAAAGCTTGATTTTCGTGTGGAAATTTTATAAAATTGTCAAGTACGTTTTCGTATCTATCAGGTTAAATGTGATGAGCTATGCTACAAGGCGAAGTATTTAATCGGTGAATAAAGCTTTGCGTAAGCAAAGTGTCGGAGGCAAAATGACAATTAACAAAATGGGCATAGGAATTGCTCATTCCAAATTAATTTTGATTGGCGAACACTCTGTTGTCTACGGACAGCCAGCGATTGCGCTTCCTGTCACAATCTTAAAGACAACAGTGACAATTACCGCTTCAAAATTTGGACAATACATTGAAAATAATGAATTTCGTAGAAGATTAGACTTGATGGGTGATGAGTTTGAAGGAATTCGTCAATTGATTATGCGCTTGCTTGCCAAATTTCATTCTTCAAGCATGCCATTTTCTTTAGAAATTGACTCAAATATTCCTCTAGGTCGTGGGCTTGGTGCATCAGCATCACTTGCGACAGCGATTACAAGAGCAATCTATGATTTCTTCGATACTGAACTTTTAGAAAAAGATTTAATCTTTTATGCCAATTTTTCAGAAAATATTACTCATGGGAAATCTTCTGGAATTGATGTGGCAACAGTCAACTCTGAACACCCACTTTGGTTCATCAAAGATGAAGCTATTGAGCCGTTTGAGCTAAATCTCCACGGTTTTATCGTCATCGGAGATACAGGAGTTCATGGATTCACAAGCCAAGCGATTAATATTGTTAGAGAAAAACTAGTAGAAGAAAAACAAGTGACACAAGCTTATATTGACCAACTTGGTGACTTGGCGAAAGCTTCAAAAAGTTTCCTCATGACAAATAAATTATCAGAACTCGGACAAGTCATGAATAAAGCACACTCCGTCCTATCTAGTCTTGGTGTTTCTCATCCAAGATTGGAAACTTTGGTTGATGTAGCACTGAAAAATGGAGCGCTCGGAGCGAAGCTTACAGGTTCAGGACTGGGTGGTGTGATGGTTGCCTTAGCTGAAAATGAAAAAGATGCGATTCGAATCAGCCAGCGTTTGTTGAAAAGTGGTGCAAAAAACACATGGATTTACTCTTTTTAGCCAAGCGTTTAACTTAACAAGTGCGTGCTATCTTCCGCCCTTTGGGTTCCACTGTCCATCCTCGCTACGGTGCTACGTGCTTCGCAAGCTGTTCTGTGAACGGTCTACGCAACTTCGTTGCCCCGCTGTCCATTCGTTCTAAGCCAGCAAAGCTGGCAAGACGAAATGGTAAGAGCAAAAGGCAAAGCACCTAGTAGGAGTGGCAATTCCCCCACCAATGAAGTAATTACTTCAAAAATTCAAACCTTATGCTTAGTACTGTCTATAAAGTAGTTTGTTTTAAATTTTTTATAAACAACTCAAAAATGAGTAGTATAAGAATTGGAATATTTTTGGAAAGTTTGGTCCAATAAGTAAAAAACATTGCTTGATAGCAGTGTTTTTTCATTCTAAGGCATCAACTAATCATCTGTTTCAAAGCTATCGTTCAATAAGCAGATTTAGCTAAAAAATAGTATAAATAATGTATAATTGTGGAACTGATACTGTTTAACTTTTGAAATGGTCTAATATATTTCTTACGGTATCGGGGAGCTAATGAAGAGAATCAGATGTTCTATGGTGTTCCGTTTGCAAAGGAGAAAGTAATGCGTAAACTTGTTTTGTTTTTACACTCGTCATTGGACGGGTTTGTTGAAGGTCCCAAGGGCGCGATGGATATTGGCTTTGTATCTTATGATGCTGACTTGGAAAATGAAGCTAAAAATATTCTGAGTACAGTGGATACGGTGGTTTGGGGACATGGCACCTATGAAATGATGTATAGTTATTGGCCGACCGTTCCAGAAAATCCTGATGCTTCGTCGTATGAGCGCAATCACGCAAAATGGATTGAACAGGTGGAGAAGCTTGTCTTTTCAACGACTTTGGATGAAGTAAAATGGAACAATACACGCTTAGTGAAAGAGAATATTGTCGAGGAGATTCAAAAACTTAAATCAACGTCAGGTGGTGATTTGCTGATTTTAGGGAGTCCGCGCTTAGCACATTTTTTGATGACACATGATTTGATTGATGAGTATAAAATTACAGTTTCTCCCGTTCTAGTAGGCGGTGGTTTGAGATTGTTTGAAAAAGGGGTCCACCCTACCAAACTCAAATTAATATCACAGAAAACTTTTGATTCAGGCGCTATGAGTCTTGATTATGAAGTGATAAGATAAGTGATGCTCTGGTTATCAGAGCATTTTTATATTTTAAAAGAGTTATTTTTCAAAGTGACAAAACTTATTACATTTTTGTTATAATAAATTAGAAAACGCATTCATCAATAATTTGGTGAAAAATAAATAACTTGAAATTTTCTATTTTAGTTGGTAGGATAAGCATCACTACAGATGATTCTGTGTACTTTAACGAGTTTACTAATTATCAACTGAACATTTAGTGGATGGATAATTGTGGTCCGAAATGCTCTTGAATTTTAAAGTGAGGCAGTATACTCACTATTTTTGTTTTTTTGCGAGTTTAGCTTCTAAATCATTAAACATGATGGAGAAAAAAAGTATACATTGCTTTTGTTCTGCTTCGGAAAGAACATTTCTTGTATTTTGAAAAGGAGATTAAAATGAAACAATATTTTTTAACAGAGGTGTCTGGTGGAGTTGTTCAAGGACATGATTTTGGTTCGTCAAAAATGGCAACAGATTATTTTGACCAAGCACAAAAGATTTATCCACAAGCTGAATTTGTAAATTTAGTTCGTTTAAATATTGCTTTACAAGATAAAGAGGGAAGCGAAACAGAGATTGTTTTGAACAAATATAATAACCAGCTTGAATCAGAACTAAAAATAAAATATCCAGAAGCAGAAATCAGTCACTTTGACCAGTTTTAAAAGGCTAATATTATCGTTAAGATTGTGTAAAAACTGAGTTTAATGTTTGAAATTTGTTCTAAACCATAATTTTTTTATCAAAACAAGTGTGTGCTATCTCCGCCTTATGGTTACGCTGTGGATGCTCGCTACGCCACTAGATGTAACAACTAGCATATCCGTTGCTGCTTTAGCGCAAACGGCTATCCTATAAAGTGGCTAGTCGCAATCGCAATACTCCGACCTCTTGGCTCGGAGATAAAGCAGCACTATCTTCGCTGCGTTACGCTGTCCATACTCGCTATGGTGCTACGTGCTTCGCACGCCGTTCTGCGAACGGTCTACGGCCACTGTCCGTTTGCTCTTGCAGGGTTCGCCTGCTAAGCAAACGGACAACGTAGCGTAGCGAAGATAGCGACTAGAGAAAATGGACAAATGTTTTACGAAACTCCCACTGAATACGTCTTGACTTCATTTTTTACTAGCTCTTATCAATCATGGTCATATTTTGATATAACTGAATTCGTACGATTAGAAATGAGAGAAAAAAGATAAATCTCCGTGCTTTCAGTACTACGCTGTCCGGCTTATGTTGCTTTCGTACAAAGAGCCAAATGGCATTTTTCATCATTTCTTGTCAATCGTACTCACATCTTGATATAATTGAGTTCGCAACACCAGAAGCTATGAGAGAAGATAGCTCCGCTGTCCATTCTCGCTACATCGCTGAAGCGATGAGTCGAAGTGGCAACTGGAACCTGCTCTTTGAGCAGAACCACATTTTCCTATTTCTCTCCGCTTCTTGACGGT contains:
- a CDS encoding dihydrofolate reductase family protein, which produces MRKLVLFLHSSLDGFVEGPKGAMDIGFVSYDADLENEAKNILSTVDTVVWGHGTYEMMYSYWPTVPENPDASSYERNHAKWIEQVEKLVFSTTLDEVKWNNTRLVKENIVEEIQKLKSTSGGDLLILGSPRLAHFLMTHDLIDEYKITVSPVLVGGGLRLFEKGVHPTKLKLISQKTFDSGAMSLDYEVIR
- the yabA gene encoding DNA replication initiation control protein YabA; this encodes MAEKYEIFEQLGELENTLNTTLAQVSSIRQVLEASMTENATLRMELEKLRERLAEFEKKEVKKSQTKDQPNPNLIQIFNEGFHVCHLHYAERLAEGESCLDCLELLYR
- a CDS encoding PSP1 domain-containing protein yields the protein MIYEVKFEHGEANAFAESNLELVAQTGVIMQSDKGLFYGKIIRKIDANVETCFDVLKEVSTEDREEIKSLEVHSLEAKTKVRELVKAQDLDMKVINVAYNFDKTQLFISFTAENRVDFRVLLKELATTFKTRIELRQIGTRDAAQLLGGIGPCGRPLCCTNFMYEFPNVSIKMAKNQNLSLKQSKLNGLCGRLMCCLTYEDKFYQEAQEFFPDFGEAVATEEGRGKVIGLNILKNRVKIRFEEYSKEFDLAEIEVNRG
- the mvk gene encoding mevalonate kinase, producing the protein MTINKMGIGIAHSKLILIGEHSVVYGQPAIALPVTILKTTVTITASKFGQYIENNEFRRRLDLMGDEFEGIRQLIMRLLAKFHSSSMPFSLEIDSNIPLGRGLGASASLATAITRAIYDFFDTELLEKDLIFYANFSENITHGKSSGIDVATVNSEHPLWFIKDEAIEPFELNLHGFIVIGDTGVHGFTSQAINIVREKLVEEKQVTQAYIDQLGDLAKASKSFLMTNKLSELGQVMNKAHSVLSSLGVSHPRLETLVDVALKNGALGAKLTGSGLGGVMVALAENEKDAIRISQRLLKSGAKNTWIYSF
- a CDS encoding amino acid ABC transporter substrate-binding protein, which codes for MKKIKLIAVATLGLASISLLVACSSQKSSGAAKDKVTTVTVATSGDSNPYEYTTSNGKMTGFEYDILKQADKDLKDYQFKFKVYDDSAILAALDGGRAQIAANNFGKTKAREEKYLFSYPVRQGIDAIFSTSKENITKISQLAGKTTEIPTGTNYGDMFETWNKNHPDKKINVKYSQRPLTDRLSAISSGQIDFLFASKSAAENLVKEHAITGLVDTIPTDLDKQPEFKTYDYFVLDNSQTKLQKALNAELKKLYENGTLKKLSEKYFHDSHIPAADQFQ